GCTTTGATTCGCATGGAGGAGATGGTGGCTTTTGACTTGTGTGGTGATGGAGACAACCATTGCGACGAAAGGGGCGGACGGTGCAATGCGCAAGATAAGGATCAGCTGGTGCCGAcgacctcttttttctttttgtagctTAATTAATGGGCATAATAAAAACCATGTCAAATTGCCAAATTAACCATGAGACTTTCTTTTGGATCAACATCTCTCTGACAAGTTACTTGGCTATCTCTTCTAATCAATATCAGGGAAGGTGGTCCACGTAAGTACAGATGGCAATGTTTTTTATAACAATATGtggtttttttgtttgtttgtttggttTTTTGTTACAATTAGTCCTCAGACACAAAGCATTTTATGTTAAATCTTGATTGCAGAGGCCAATATTTTGCACACAATGCTATCTATCTACTTATAGTTTTCTCTTATGTCTAGAAGGTTAAAAACTAAAGATAAAATAGTCCTCGAAATCAAGGTGGGGAGTGAGATTTCAGTCAATAGGAACTGAATATGTATAAAATGATGGTCAATCCAAGGGGTGGAGCTCAATATTTTTTCTTGTTTGCCCAACCTTAAACTTGGGAGAAACAGGAAAGTTATTTGGGCATTCACTTTTACATGGCTTGTCCTAAACTAGGCTGTATTTGGTTATGAAAATCTTGCATATTGGATATTTCAGGAAAGAATAAAATGGTTGACCTTGAGATAAGGGTTATGGTGGCTGCTTGAAATATAGAACTCTTGCATTCACAAGTGTAGGTTTGAACTCTTGCATTCAATGAAGGCTTTCCAATCATAAAGCACGCGTTCCTGCAAGCATGTAGTCACATGCACATGTTCATATATCCATGCACTTGCATGCAACaaggagaaaaagaacaaattCTCTATAGCCCTGGCAATTTATGTAGAGACTCACATACGAGGATTAATTAGTACCACATGGAACAATCAGTGGAAGGTTATTAGGCCCAAAACTTAGCAACTTAATCCTTTTAAGTTGAATTGAGATCCAATTTACATATGAAGACCTTCTCCTGGAAATTAGTAGCTCTTGTGAAGAATGTTGACATGTGATCTGATAAGGTGCTGCGATGTTTATCCAATAGTAGTTGGACTCATGAAGTAAGGTTGCTGAGTTCGAGCCAGTTGTTTATCCAATAGGAATAGATTATCTTGAGTTAGTGATCCGAGAAAAAGGAATAAATCATCCTAGGCTAGTGAAATGGTAAATGGGGTTTccctcaaaaaagaaaaggctgaagTCTGAACTATATATTAAGCAATTGATTTATCCCAAATTTTAGATGGGAACCACAGCTTAAATGTGTGAGGTAAATATCCGAGATGGATTTGAAGATTGAGGCCCCGCTTAGCAACATCTGTGGTCAGATGGCTGGCAAGAATGAGTTAAAGGACATCATCATCATAGCAGCCCAACATAAGCATGTAACATAGAATTTGTGAGCAAACTAGCTAGGAGGGTCATTTGAAGGACGTTCATAAGCCAACGAACCTGAGATGGGGACAAGGTTGCACTTCCGATAAAGCCAAAGGACAACAGCAGTCATTCCATGGAAATCTAAGGATGAGCCATACATAGTTCCCTCCAAGTTTCAGGGACAGTAGGAATAATAGTCCATGATTCTTTTCTGATGAAAGGAATAGTCCGTGATtcttaaaaagccttgtgtgCTCATGTATAAAAGTAAGAACCCCTGCGCATAGAAGTCTGAGCACCAATATCCATCCATTCTCCAGTCCAAGAATGCCACTCCACCATCTTTCCTTCTCCACCATCCTCCACTCCCTCTCCCAAACGCCCCACAGGCTTAGGAGGAGAGCGTTAGTTACGTGGACCCCAGAGCAGGAGCTCAACCAAGTGAGGGAAAGATCTGGGGCAGACATGAAGAGGAAGCTCGAGTGGTACGACCTTGTGTCACTCGGTGTGGGGGGGATGCTTGGTGCTGGAGTCTTCGTGACGACAGGCAGGGTCGCCCATAAGGTCACAGGCCCTGCCGTCTTCGTTTCCTACATCGTTGCAGGAATATCAGCACTCCTTTCTTCACTGTGTTACACCGAGTTCTCTGTCGAGGCGCCGGTCGCCGGCGGGGCTTTTAGTTATCTAAGGATAACATTTGGTATGGTCGCTAATAGAACCTAATCTTTTAAATCTTATTGCGGACTTCTTTTTATGTTCGTATTTGAAATGTCATAGGAGAGTTTGTGGGCTATTTTGGAGGAGCAAATATATTAATGGAGTATGTTCTATCAAACGCGGCAGTGTCGAGAAGCTTTACGGAGTATTTGAGCAGTGCTTTGGGTTCGCAGAACCCAAACTCATGGAGGGTTGAAGTGCATGGCCTAGCCAAGGGCTATAACCAGCTGGATTTCCCTGCTGTTGTTCTTGTCCTTCTCCTCACCCTATGCCTTTGTCATGGGTATGAGTGCTCTACGCCTGTTATTTATTCTTTCATGTCATGTTTCTTTCTGAGCGTGTGATTTTTTATTTGGAGTCTGTATGCTTTTAAGCGTTTGCTTGTCTTTGAGATAGTGGGTTATTTATACTCATCGGTTTGTTCCCTTACAAAGTTTGGTAtgcgtttgattttgatattaaaaacctaTGGGTTATTTCTTTGACTAATTTGTTGATGATATTGTCCTCAATGCTTCTGTTATCGGTCACCTATTTAGTCTCCATGCATCACCAGCGTCTGTCTATATTTATGGTCATTATTATGGTGTCAGTATGATATAGTAATTAATACTAGTGAATCCATAAAGAAGTATTTTCTTCCTATGGATTATGGAGTAACAAATACTCTTGTTGGGATTTCAGCACGAAGGAGAGCTCCATGTTGAACCTTGTGATGACAGTCTTTCATGTGATCTTCTTTGGATTTGTTATTGTTGCTGGTTTCTGCAACGGGAGTCCAAGAAATTTGGTGAAGCCTAAAGGGCTGCTTCCTTTTGGCGCGAGAGGGATTCTTGATGGAGCAGCCATAGTATACTTCAGCTACATTGGCTATGATTCCGTGTCGACCATGGCAGAAGAGATCAGGAACCCCTCAAAAAGCCTTCCTATTGGCATTGCCGGGTCGGTGCTCATCGTCTCCACACTCTATTGTCTGTTGGCCTTGGCTTTGTGCTCCATGATTCCTTACAATGAGGTAgtgaactttttcttttcttttttcttttcttttttttatttttttgtatgtGTAGTTTGGGGGAAAGTTAAGGGACCTTTCGCTTGAGTGTCAGTCAGTGagtgtctgtgtgtgtgtgcgagAGAGAGTTTTCAGAGCCAAAAGTGATGCTTTGAAGCCTAACCATGTTCATAGACAAGTTGCTGTAAGGATTATTCCTCACTAAAATGGTTGGTGGTACTGAAAAGCACTGGTTACAGCCATATCTGGAAATCATACAGAAACTTCTTCAGAAATATCTTCTAATTTTACTCGACAAAAGTAGTTCCATGGGGAATACCCATCTAGCTAGGGAGCCATTGTATTAATTGGATCGATCGTCTTAGCTAAGACCATACTTCTTGTGAGTGCAGATATCAGCGAAGGCATCATTT
Above is a genomic segment from Phoenix dactylifera cultivar Barhee BC4 chromosome 2, palm_55x_up_171113_PBpolish2nd_filt_p, whole genome shotgun sequence containing:
- the LOC103710808 gene encoding cationic amino acid transporter 6, chloroplastic-like — its product is MPLHHLSFSTILHSLSQTPHRLRRRALVTWTPEQELNQVRERSGADMKRKLEWYDLVSLGVGGMLGAGVFVTTGRVAHKVTGPAVFVSYIVAGISALLSSLCYTEFSVEAPVAGGAFSYLRITFGEFVGYFGGANILMEYVLSNAAVSRSFTEYLSSALGSQNPNSWRVEVHGLAKGYNQLDFPAVVLVLLLTLCLCHGTKESSMLNLVMTVFHVIFFGFVIVAGFCNGSPRNLVKPKGLLPFGARGILDGAAIVYFSYIGYDSVSTMAEEIRNPSKSLPIGIAGSVLIVSTLYCLLALALCSMIPYNEISAKASFSSAFQKKVGWKWASNTIGAGASLGIVASLLVAMLGQARYLCVIARARLVPLWLAKVHPSTGTPMNATILLGLFTASIALFMDLEIVLEMISIGTLLVFYLVGNALVYRRYVRVGRNRPLPTLLFLLLLTSSSIGFSLSWKLEEGYWWGLALFGGALVLITAFFHYRVPCHHRPPEWSVPFMPWPAAASIFLNVFLMTTLKAKAFERFAVWSFVITLFYVLYGVHSTYHAEEMEMERGIDQGDANPPSPHDQQAAKLDVQAP